The Sphingobium sp. JS3065 genome includes a region encoding these proteins:
- the otsA gene encoding alpha,alpha-trehalose-phosphate synthase (UDP-forming) — protein sequence MSRLIVISNRVSRPSQTGNQGGLAVALSQALRESRGIWVGWSGEVTENFTGQIGFAEDDGVKTATIDLEEQDVDEYYNGYANKTLWPLFHFRIDLAEYERDFEGGYNRVNQRFADTTGPLIEPEDIIWVQDYHMIPLGRMLRDRGHDNRMGFFLHIPWPPTRLLVSLPHHTKLVQALFAYDVVGFHTEEWLESFRHYVEREMGGTVDGDLVTLGNRTIQAIACPIGINAQEFAHAAVSETAGEMYEKVRRSLQDRVMIVGVDRLDYSKGLEERFNGYARFLKDHGEHHRNVVLTQIAPPSRGEVESYRHIRATLDSLAGRINGEYSDVDWTPIRYVNQGYPRDKLAGIYRAAKIGLVTPLRDGMNLVAKEYVAAQNPDDPGVLILSRFAGAAQQLKDALLINPYSPEEMSDAINRALAMPLDERKRRWRAMMDSVEQQDISWWRQRFTERLMAVQRNGEMKPEAEPA from the coding sequence ATGAGCCGCCTGATCGTCATTTCCAACCGGGTCAGCAGACCCAGCCAGACCGGCAACCAGGGCGGCCTGGCCGTCGCCCTTTCCCAGGCCCTGCGGGAAAGCCGGGGCATATGGGTCGGCTGGTCCGGCGAGGTGACGGAAAATTTCACCGGCCAGATCGGCTTTGCCGAGGATGACGGGGTCAAGACCGCGACCATCGACCTGGAAGAACAGGATGTCGACGAATATTATAACGGCTACGCCAACAAGACGCTCTGGCCGCTGTTCCACTTCCGCATCGACCTGGCCGAATATGAACGCGATTTCGAGGGCGGCTACAACCGCGTCAATCAGCGTTTCGCCGACACCACCGGCCCGCTGATCGAACCCGAAGACATCATCTGGGTCCAGGATTATCACATGATCCCGCTGGGCCGGATGCTGCGGGACCGGGGCCATGACAATCGCATGGGCTTCTTCCTGCACATCCCCTGGCCGCCGACCCGGCTGCTGGTGTCGCTGCCCCATCACACCAAATTGGTGCAGGCCCTTTTCGCCTATGATGTCGTGGGCTTCCATACCGAGGAATGGCTGGAATCCTTCCGCCATTATGTGGAACGGGAAATGGGCGGCACCGTGGACGGCGACCTGGTGACGCTGGGCAACCGGACCATTCAGGCCATCGCCTGCCCGATCGGGATCAACGCGCAGGAATTCGCCCATGCCGCCGTCAGCGAAACGGCCGGGGAAATGTACGAAAAGGTCCGCCGATCGTTGCAGGACCGCGTCATGATCGTGGGGGTCGACCGGCTGGACTACAGCAAGGGGCTGGAGGAACGGTTCAACGGCTATGCCCGCTTCCTGAAGGACCATGGCGAACATCATCGCAATGTGGTGTTGACCCAGATCGCGCCGCCCTCCCGCGGGGAGGTGGAAAGCTATCGGCATATCCGCGCGACGCTGGATTCCCTCGCCGGCCGGATCAACGGCGAATATAGCGATGTCGACTGGACACCGATCCGCTACGTCAACCAGGGCTATCCCCGCGACAAGCTGGCAGGTATCTATCGCGCCGCGAAGATCGGCCTGGTCACGCCGTTGCGCGATGGCATGAATCTGGTCGCCAAGGAATATGTGGCCGCCCAAAATCCCGACGATCCGGGCGTCCTCATCCTGTCGCGCTTCGCGGGCGCCGCCCAGCAGCTCAAGGACGCGCTGCTGATCAACCCCTACAGCCCGGAGGAGATGTCCGACGCCATCAACCGCGCACTCGCCATGCCGCTGGACGAGCGCAAGCGCCGCTGGCGCGCCATGATGGACAGCGTGGAGCAACAGGACATCAGTTGGTGGCGCCAGCGCTTCACCGAACGGCTGATGGCGGTGCAGCGCAACGGCGAAATGAAACCGGAAGCGGAACCGGCTTAA
- the purC gene encoding phosphoribosylaminoimidazolesuccinocarboxamide synthase, with protein sequence MARRRQIYEGKAKILYEGPEPGTIIQYFKDDATAFNAQKKGTISGKGVLNNRISEHIFTLLGQIGVPTHFIRRLNMREQLVRQVEIVPIEVVVRNVAAGSLSKKLGIEEGTQLPRTLIEYCYKDDALGDPLVSEEHIACFGWATQEEMHDIADMAIRINDFMCGLFAGIGIRLIDFKLEFGRLWDGEYSRVILADEISPDGCRLWDMATGEKLDKDRFRRDLGGEVEAYQEVARRLGLMPEGADTTVLDLDTHRKKRGKD encoded by the coding sequence ATGGCCCGTCGCCGCCAGATCTACGAAGGCAAGGCAAAGATCCTTTACGAAGGCCCCGAGCCGGGTACGATCATCCAATATTTCAAGGATGACGCGACCGCCTTCAATGCCCAGAAGAAGGGCACGATTTCGGGCAAGGGCGTCCTCAACAACCGTATTTCCGAGCATATCTTCACCCTGCTCGGCCAGATCGGCGTTCCCACCCACTTCATCCGCCGCCTCAACATGCGCGAACAGCTCGTCCGCCAGGTGGAGATCGTTCCGATCGAGGTCGTGGTGCGCAACGTCGCCGCCGGTTCGCTCAGCAAGAAGCTGGGCATCGAGGAAGGCACGCAACTTCCCCGCACGCTGATCGAATATTGCTACAAGGACGATGCGCTGGGCGACCCGCTGGTGTCCGAAGAACATATCGCCTGCTTCGGCTGGGCCACGCAGGAGGAGATGCACGACATCGCCGACATGGCGATCCGCATCAACGACTTCATGTGCGGCCTGTTCGCGGGCATCGGCATCCGCCTGATCGATTTCAAGCTGGAGTTCGGCCGCCTGTGGGACGGCGAATATAGCCGCGTCATCCTGGCCGACGAAATCAGCCCGGACGGCTGCCGCCTGTGGGACATGGCGACCGGCGAAAAGCTGGACAAGGACCGTTTCCGCCGCGATCTGGGCGGCGAAGTGGAGGCCTATCAGGAAGTCGCCCGCCGCCTGGGCTTGATGCCCGAAGGCGCGGACACGACCGTCCTCGACCTGGATACCCACCGCAAGAAGCGCGGCAAGGATTGA
- a CDS encoding sulfite exporter TauE/SafE family protein gives MNQEYLYFTCAIAAVILSGLAKGGFAGVGALAMPIMALGVDPVKGAAILLPILILQDAVSVWSFRHSWDRHIAKVMLPGMAMGVAIGYVFAAQVSEVAVLGVLGLISALFGLQRLWVERGGAMVLPSNSPSWIGMLFGVASGFTSQIAHAGSPPFQMWVLPKRLPRDTLVGTTAVTFATMNWMKVPAYAALGQFTRTNLLATATLIPVAVAATLAGVVLVKRVDAARFYTLIYVLMVLLGIKLLVDALLA, from the coding sequence ATGAATCAGGAATATCTTTATTTTACATGCGCCATCGCGGCCGTGATCCTGTCCGGCCTTGCCAAGGGCGGGTTCGCCGGGGTCGGGGCGCTGGCCATGCCGATCATGGCCCTGGGCGTGGACCCGGTAAAGGGGGCCGCGATCCTGCTGCCTATCCTGATCCTGCAGGACGCCGTCAGCGTCTGGTCGTTTCGCCATAGCTGGGACCGGCATATAGCGAAGGTCATGTTGCCGGGAATGGCGATGGGGGTCGCCATCGGCTATGTCTTCGCGGCCCAGGTTTCCGAAGTCGCGGTGCTGGGCGTGCTGGGCCTGATTTCGGCGCTGTTCGGCCTGCAACGCCTCTGGGTGGAGCGCGGCGGTGCGATGGTGCTGCCGTCCAATTCGCCGAGCTGGATCGGCATGCTGTTCGGCGTGGCGAGCGGCTTCACCAGCCAGATAGCCCATGCGGGGTCGCCGCCTTTCCAGATGTGGGTGCTGCCCAAGCGTCTGCCCCGCGACACGCTGGTCGGGACGACGGCAGTCACCTTTGCCACGATGAACTGGATGAAGGTTCCCGCCTATGCCGCGCTGGGGCAGTTCACCAGGACCAACCTGCTGGCGACCGCGACGCTGATTCCCGTGGCCGTCGCGGCGACCTTGGCGGGCGTGGTGCTGGTGAAGCGGGTGGATGCGGCGCGCTTCTACACGCTCATCTATGTGTTGATGGTGCTGCTGGGTATCAAGCTGCTGGTGGACGCGCTGCTCGCCTGA
- the purS gene encoding phosphoribosylformylglycinamidine synthase subunit PurS, which yields MKARIFVTLKGGVLDPQGKAIHHALEGLGFGGVNDVRAGKLIELDLADGTSDEDIDAMCRKLLANTVIENYSVEKVA from the coding sequence ATGAAAGCCCGCATCTTCGTCACCCTCAAGGGCGGTGTCCTCGACCCGCAGGGCAAGGCGATCCATCACGCGCTGGAAGGCCTTGGCTTTGGCGGCGTCAATGACGTGCGCGCGGGCAAGCTGATCGAGCTGGACCTGGCGGACGGCACCAGCGACGAGGATATCGACGCCATGTGCCGCAAGCTGCTGGCCAATACCGTGATCGAAAACTACAGCGTCGAAAAGGTGGCCTGA
- the purQ gene encoding phosphoribosylformylglycinamidine synthase subunit PurQ: MKSAVIVFPGSNCDRDLAVAFEAATGAKPAMIWHRDTELPDDIDLIGVPGGFSYGDYLRSGAMAARSPVMQAVARAADRGAHVLGICNGFQVLTESGLLPGALLRNAGGHFVCRDVALTVENAQSAFTSRYEAGEAISFPVAHHDGNYFADAATLDRLEGEGRVALRYAESVNGSARNIAGILNEAGNVLGMMPHPERVIEAAHGATDGRRLFEGLVEGLLARA, from the coding sequence ATGAAGAGCGCCGTCATCGTCTTCCCCGGCAGCAATTGCGACCGCGACCTCGCCGTGGCGTTCGAGGCGGCGACCGGCGCGAAGCCCGCCATGATCTGGCACCGCGACACCGAACTGCCGGACGATATCGACCTGATCGGCGTGCCGGGCGGCTTTTCCTATGGCGATTATCTGCGCTCCGGTGCGATGGCGGCCCGTTCGCCGGTGATGCAGGCGGTGGCCAGGGCGGCTGACCGGGGCGCCCATGTGCTCGGCATCTGCAACGGTTTCCAGGTGCTGACCGAAAGCGGACTGCTGCCGGGCGCGCTGCTGCGCAATGCGGGCGGGCATTTCGTCTGCCGCGACGTGGCGCTGACGGTCGAGAATGCGCAGAGCGCCTTCACCAGCCGCTATGAGGCGGGTGAGGCGATCAGCTTTCCGGTGGCGCATCATGACGGTAATTATTTCGCCGATGCGGCGACGCTGGACCGGCTGGAAGGCGAAGGCCGGGTGGCGCTGCGCTATGCGGAGAGCGTTAACGGGTCGGCGCGGAACATCGCAGGCATCCTGAACGAAGCCGGCAATGTGCTGGGCATGATGCCGCATCCCGAACGGGTGATCGAGGCGGCCCATGGCGCGACGGACGGACGGCGGCTGTTCGAGGGGCTGGTGGAAGGGTTGCTGGCCCGGGCCTGA